In Oncorhynchus clarkii lewisi isolate Uvic-CL-2024 chromosome 16, UVic_Ocla_1.0, whole genome shotgun sequence, one genomic interval encodes:
- the LOC139368940 gene encoding sorting nexin-21-like, which translates to MASKLLDRLRRTLFKEGEVVARESIDVPEDSFPESSELEDDTECLSERLGGTLCFDGERAMESEDPGGASGPDSDSDFLGESVEDGFSSTDTSPVGLSPGGSSLLTCQLQESWRSLQSCSVPEKLVFEVTDASVVPESSSKYVLYTIHVIQSGMFDKTPAVITRRYTDFERLHSRLRRRHGDHMERVCFPRKRLRKNFVAETIAKRSRAFEQYLAHMHSLAELRRSATFLEFFYLGDLQAGQMLMRVGRYQEGLGPLLNGLRLQEKLGCEQQGIQQPHHQQRTHWLFTLLALVTCFQELEQLGEAQEYCDRALRDLAPSQEALQQHLFHPLLIPLLQTNVRLSWKISKDKRRWEVLLQEIQDSGADVGNQPSLKEYLMKENLVESEGNAKAKVKRDDTT; encoded by the exons ATGGCTTCTAAGCTATTGGACAGACTGCGACGGACACTGTTCAAAGAAGGAGAAGTAGTTGCTAGGGAGTCAATTGATGTACCAGAGGACAGCTTCCCAGAGAGTTCTGAGTTAGAGGATGACACAGAGTGTCTCTCAGAGCGGCTCGGGGGAACACTCTGCTTCGATGGGGAGAGAGCCATGGAATCAGAAGACCCAGGTGGGGCCTCAGGACCAGACAGTGATTCAGACTTCCTTGGAGAGTCCGTAGAGGATGGATTCAGCAGCACAG ACACCAGCCCAGTGGGCCTGTCTCCTGGAGGCTCATCCCTGCTGACATGTCAGCTGCAGGAGAGCTGGAGGAGCTTACAGAGCTGCAGTGTGCCTGAGAAGCTGGTGTTTGAAGTGACTGATGCCAGTGTGGTGCCAGAGAGCTCCTCCAAGTATGTG CTCTACACCATCCATGTAATCCAGTCTGGGATGTTTGACAAAACCCCGGCCGTCATCACCCGGCGATACACCGACTTCGAGCGTCTGCACAGCCGCCTTCGCCGTCGTCACGGGGACCACATGGAGCGTGTCTGTTTCCCCCGCAAGAGGCTGCGCAAGAACTTTGTGGCAGAGACCATCGCCAAGCGGAGCCGGGCGTTTGAGCAGTACCTGGCCCACATGCACTCGCTGGCTGAGCTGCGGCGTTCTGCCACCTTTCTGGAGTTCTTCTACCTGGGTGACCTGCAGGCTGGCCAGATGCTGATGCGTGTGGGCCGTTACCAGGAGGGCCTAGGCCCTCTGCTCAACGGCCTGAGGCTCCAGGAGAAGCTAGGCTGTGAGCAGCAGGGGATACAGCAGCCTCACCACCAGCAGCGCACCCACTGGCTCTTCACCCTGTTGGCCCTGGTGACCTGCTTCCAGGAGCTGGAGCAGCTGGGGGAGGCCCAGGAGTACTGTGACCGAGCCCTGAGGGACCTGGCCCCCTCACAGGAGGCCCTGCAGCAGCACCTCTTTCACCCACtgctcatccctctcctccagaCCAACGTCAGATTGTCGTGGAAGATCTCCAAGGATAAGCGGCGGTGGGAGGTGCTGCTACAGGAGATCCAGGACTCTGGGGCTGATGTAGGGAACCAGCCCAGCCTGAAGGAGTACCTGATGAAGGAAAACCTGGTGGAGAGCGAGGGAAACGCTAAGGCCAAGGTCAAACGGGACGACACCACTTAA